The following DNA comes from Cellulophaga sp. HaHa_2_95.
TATCTAATTGAAGATATTTTACAGCGTGCTTTTTCTGAATTCAGAATAGAAAGACAGAAGTCGGCCTTAAATTTTGACTACTCTCAGCTTACAGACAAGTGGTCTGCACAAAAGAAATGATACTTGTATTTGTTTATATGGTTAATTTCATGTAAATTTAATACCCTGATTTTTTCAAAGGGATTATTTTTCAAACTTTTTTTGTATTGTAAAACCTTGTGATAGTGGTTATTGCGAAGTGTGATTAATATTTTTTAAAAAAACTTTCCAAAAACGCTTGTGGGTTTTAAAAGAGGGTGTATATTTGCAGCCGCTTAGGGAAACAACGATACTTAATTAGGCGGAGATAAAAAGTTCATTGACATATTGTAAGACAGCGTTTAATTACTGGAAACGGTAATTAAATAAATTGAATTAACATAATAGCTTAAAGAATATAGAGGGCTAGGATTCGGATGATTTGTTAGTTGGTTAATAGATGTTATATAATATTTACAAAACAACGATGAAGAGTTTGATCCTGGCTCAGGATGAACGCTAGCGGCAGGCCTAACACATGCAAGTCGAGGGGTAACAGGGAGCTTGCTCCGCTGACGACCGGCGCACGGGTGCGCAACGCGTATGCAATCTACCTCTTACTAAGGGATAGCCCAGAGAAATTTGGATTAATATCTTATGTGATATGTGACTGGCATCGGTTACATATTAAAGGTTACGGTAAGAGATGAGCATGCGTCTCATTAGTTAGTTGGTAAGGTAACGGCTTACCAAGACTTCGATGAGTAGGGGTCCTGAGAGGGAGATCCCCCACACTGGTACTGAGACACGGACCAGACTCCTACGGGAGGCAGCAGTGAGGAATATTGGACAATGGACGGAAGTCTGATCCAGCCATGCCGCGTGTAGGAAGACTGCCCTATGGGTTGTAAACTACTTTTATACAGGAAGAATAAGATCTACGTGTAGATTGATGACGGTACTGTAAGAATAAGGACCGGCTAACTCCGTGCCAGCAGCCGCGGTAATACGGAGGGTCCGAGCGTTATCCGGAATTATTGGGTTTAAAGGGTCCGTAGGCGGGCTGTTAAGTCAGAGGTGAAATGCTGCGGCTCAACCGTATGCACTGCCTTTGATACTGGCGGTCTTGAGTTATAGTGAAGTGGCTAGAATAAGTAGTGTAGCGGTGAAATGCATAGATATTACTTAGAATACCGATTGCGAAGGCAGGTCACTAACTATACACTGACGCTGATGGACGAAAGCGTGGGTAGCGAACAGGATTAGATACCCTGGTAGTCCACGCCGTAAACGATGGATACTAGCTGTTCGGTTTTCGGACTGAGCGGCCAAGCGAAAGTGATAAGTATCCCACCTGGGGAGTACGTTCGCAAGAATGAAACTCAAAGGAATTGACGGGGGCCCGCACAAGCGGTGGAGCATGTGGTTTAATTCGATGATACGCGAGGAACCTTACCAGGGCTTAAATGTAGATTGACAGGTTTAGAGATAGACTTTTCTTCGGACAATTTACAAGGTGCTGCATGGTTGTCGTCAGCTCGTGCCGTGAGGTGTCAGGTTAAGTCCTATAACGAGCGCAACCCCTGTCGTTAGTTGCCAGCATGTAATGATGGGGACTCTAACGAGACTGCCGGTGCAAACCGTGAGGAAGGTGGGGATGACGTCAAATCATCACGGCCCTTACGTCCTGGGCCACACACGTGCTACAATGGTCGGTACAGAGAGCAGCCACTTAGCGATAAGGAGCGAATCTATAAAACCGATCACAGTTCGGATCGGAGTCTGCAACTCGACTCCGTGAAGCTGGAATCGCTAGTAATCGGATATCAGCCATGATCCGGTGAATACGTTCCCGGGCCTTGTACACACCGCCCGTCAAGCCATGGAAGCCGGGAGTGCCTGAAGTCCGTCACCGTAAGGAGCGGCCTAGGGCAAGATCGGTAACTAGGGCTAAGTCGTAACAAGGTAGCCGTACCGGAAGGTGCGGCTGGAACACCTCCTTTCTAGAGAAAGACATCTCAATTAATAAAAACGAAAGAGTTCTAGTCCTTATATTTTTTTAGTTATGTAGTTTAAATTGCTGTCTTATAATTATGTTATTATAATATTGATTGGGTCGCAAGATTCGCAAAGTGAGAGTCTCATAGCTCAGCTGGTTAGAGCGCTACACTGATAATGTAGAGGTCGGCAGTTCGAGTCTGCCTGAGACTACTGCCTAGAGCAGATTTTTAGTTGAGGAATTGATTAAGAGTTTGGTTTAGAAAAACGTTCATTAAAATAAGGATGCTAATTAAATTAGTATCACTTGAAAGGAAATTTTAGAGGTTGAGTATAGCCGTTATAAGTACTGTTAACTAATAACTGTTAACTGATCACTAAAAGACGGGGGATTAGCTCAGCTGGCTAGAGCGCCTGCCTTGCACGCAGGAGGTCATCGGTTCGACTCCGATATTCTCCACCAGGCAATGCCTGAGGATATTTATATCTTCAAGTATTGAGGAGGATTCATTGATAATTTTGTTATCAGTGAAGACTCACCACAAGTTCATTGACATATTGGGACAAAGTGAATTACAATTATCTTCAGGGATATTGTAATCACAGTAAACACAAATTTAAAAATAGAGTAAAGTACGATAGAGGTACTACTGTATTTATACGGTAGTAATTATATATAATAGAATAAAAAGGACTAGTGACAAGCTAGAAAAGGGCGTATGGGGGATGCCTAGGCTCTCAGAGGCGATGAAGGACGTGATAAGCTGCGAAAAGCTGCGGGGAGGTGCACACAACTTGTGATCCGCGGATATCCGAATGGGGCAACCTGTCTGGTTGAAGGCCAGTCGTGATCGTAAGATCAAGCAAACCCGGTGAACTGAAACATCTAAGTAGCCGGAGGAGGAGAAAACAAAAGTGATTCCGTTAGTAGTGGCGAGCGAACGCGGATTAGCCCAAACCAGTATTGTTTCGGCAATGCTGGGGTTGTAGGACCACGATATTTGATGCGCGATGAATTAGAACTATTTGGAAAGATAGGCCGAAGACGGTGATAGCCCGGTATAAGTAAAGGACGTTATTGATAGTGGTATCCTGAGTAGTGCGGGGCACGTGAAACCTTGTATGAATTTGCCGGGACCATCCGGTAAGGCTAAATACTCCTGAGAGACCGATAGTGAACCAGTACCGTGAGGGAAAGGTGAAAAGAACCGTGAATAACGGAGTGAAAAAGATCCTGAAACCATACGCTTACAAGCGGTCGGAGCCCTTTGGGGTGACGGCGTGCCTTTTGCATAATGAGCCTACGAGTTACTTTTACTAGCAAGGTTAAGATTTTAAGAATCGGAGCCGTAGCGAAAGCGAGTCTGAATAGGGCGCCATAGTTAGTAGTAGTAGACGCGAAACCGTGTGATCTACCCATGGGCAGGTTGAAGCTTTGTTAACCCAAAGTGGAGGACCGAACCCGTTGACGTTGAAAAGTCTTGGGATGACCTGTGGGTAGGGGTGAAAGGCCAATCAAACTCGGAAATAGCTCGTACTCCCCGAAATGCATTTAGGTGCAGCGTTGCAATAGTTTTATAGAGGTAGAGCTACTGATTGGATGCGGGGGCTTCACCGCCTACCAATTCCTGACAAACTCCGAATGCTATAAAATGTTTTGCAGCAGTGAGGGCATGGGTGCTAAGGTCCATGTCCGAGAGGGAAAGAACCCGGACCATCAGCTAAGGTCCCCAAGTGTATACTAAGTTGATATAACGCGGTGGAATTGCATTGACAGCCAGGATGTTGGCTTGGAAGCAGCCATTCATTTAAAGAGTGCGTAACAGCTCACTGGTCGAGCGATTCCGCATGGATAATAATCGGGCATAAGTATACCACCGAAGCTATGGCTTCTGTACTCGGTACAGAGGGGTAGGGGAGCATTCTATGTGTGTTGAAGGTGATCTGTAAGGGTTGCTGGAACGCATAGAAACGAAAATGTAGGCATAAGTAACGATAATGCGGGCGAGAAACCCGCACGCCGAAAGACCAAGGTTTCCCCAGCTATGCTAATCAGCTGGGGGTCAGTCGGGACCTAACGCGAACCCGAAAGGGGTAGTGGATGGACAAGCAGTTAATATTCTGCTACCTGCTCACGTTAAAAGTGACGGGGATGTGGTGTTGGTGCGCGCTGACGGAATAGCGCGTTGAAGGGAGTGGTAACACCCCGATAGTACGATGAGGCTTCGGCCAAGTTGATAATCCAGCGTAACATCCTCCGAGAAAAACAAGTGAAGCAGCCCGTACCGTAAACCGACACAGGTGGTTGGGATGAGTATTCTAAGGCGCTCGAGAGATTCATGGCTAAGGAACTAGGCAAAATAGACCCGTAACTTCGGGAGAAGGGTCGCCCTCCTTTTAGGAGGGCCGCAGTGAAGAGGTCCAGGCGACTGTTTATCAAAAACACAGGGCTCTGCAAAATCGAAAGATGAAGTATAGGGCCTGACACCTGCCCGGTGCTGGAAGGTTAAGAGGAGATGTTAGTTTCGGCGAAGCATTGAATTGAAGCCCCAGTAAACGGCGGCCGTAACTATAACGGTCCTAAGGTAGCGAAATTCCTTGTCGGGTAAGTTCCGACCTGCACGAATGGTGCAACGATCTGGACACTGTCTCGGCCATGAGCTCGGTGAAATTGTAGTATCGGTGAAGATGCCGGTTACCCGCAGTGGGACGAAAAGACCCCGTGCACCTTTACTATAGCTTCGTATTGGTTCTGGGTAAGTAATGTGTAGGATAGCTGGGAGACTTTGAAGCGGCGTCGCCAGGCGTTGTGGAGTCATTGTTGAAATACCAGCCTTTGCTTATCTAGGGCCTAACCCTAACACTAGGGAACAGTGCGTGGTGGGTAGTTTGACTGGGGTGGTCGCCTCCAAAAGAGTAACGGAGGCTTCTAAAGGTACCCTCAGTACGGTTGGTAATCGTACGTAGAGTGCAATGGCACAAGGGTGCTTGACTGAGAGGCATACAGGCCGAACAGGTTGGAAACAAGAGCATAGTGATCCGGTGGTTCCGCATGGAAGGGCCATCGCTCAAAGGATAAAAGGTACGCCGGGGATAACAGGCTGATCTCCCCCAAGAGCTCATATCGACGGGGGGGTTTGGCACCTCGATGTCGGCTCGTCACATCCTGGGGCTGGAGAAGGTCCCAAGGGTTGGGCTGTTCGCCCATTAAAGTGGCACGCGAGCTGGGTTCAGAACGTCGTGAGACAGTTCGGTCTCTATCTACTGCGGGCGTTAGAAATTTGCGTGGATCTGACTCTAGTACGAGAGGACCGAGTTGGACTGACCTCTGGTGCACCAGTTGTTCCGCCAGGAGCATTGCTGGGTAGCTATGTCGGGATTGGATAAGCGCTGAAAGCATATAAGCGCGAAACCAGCCACAAGATGAGATTTCTTTAAAGGGCCGTAGGAGATGACTACGTTGATAGGTCATAGGTAGAAGGGCAGTAATGTCTGTAGCCAAGTGATACTAATAGCCCATAGGCTTGCACAACTTGCCCCCTTTAATTAGGGGGCGGACTTCCTTTTTTTAAAGATATAATTACCAAAAATCGTAGCTTACTTTAGATTTAATCTAAAACTGTGTTTATAGTGTGTGTTTTATACACCATTTTGTCCCTTTAATATGTTAACAATATTAGTTACTATACATTGGTGTAGTACAACGATTTAAGGTGACCATGGCGATAGGGTCCACCCCTTACCATTCCGAACAGGGAAGTTAAGCCTATCAGCGCCGATGGTACTGCTATACCAAGTGGGAGAGTAGGTCGTCGCCTTTTTTTAATCAAGTCCTCAATAGAAATATTGAGGACTTTTTTTTGTTTATAGTAGTTTCTTATTCTTGATGATTCTTATTCTTGATGATTCTTATTCTTGATGATTCTTATTCCTATTAACTGTAGTATCCCAAAACGCATTACTCCTGAGAGTGGATTACTTCAATCGCTGTTCATACCGGTTTAGTAGCTATTAATGACTATTACTAGGCAGATGAAGTATTCAAAGGGTATTTGTACTATCTAAATACTATACTTTGTGTACAATAAAGTATGTTTACTTCTTAGAGCTGCATGCGTACCACCACCCATTCTTGCTCGTTAGCAGTGTATCTAACGATTTCTTCAAAACCTACCGCCTTATGTGCTTGCATAGATAAGCTTTCTCTTTTTCATATATCACATATCAAATCACTTCAAGTATTCTTTGCCACTGTTTCTGTAATTAATGTATAGGGCTAAGCTATTATCTACTTATAATATGCCTATATCATACAGAAAAAGCCATTTACATTAATGTAAATGGCTTTTTGTACGATTAGGGGAATGCTAGTACTATTATTTCTCTTTCTTTTTCTTACCAAAAAGACTATCCATAATTGTTTTAATGCCCAAAAATGCCATAAATAAAGCTCCTAGACCTACTATAAAGCCTGCTACCAATACAGGTATATATAGATCGTGTTGTTGATTTTTAAAGGCCTGATAGATTAATATGGGTGACGAAAACATCAAGACAACTGTATACCCCAAATACTTAATACCTTTTACCAAAACATCTTTATCTGTGTGCATCATAATCAAGGCTTATTCTATAGTAATGTTTTGTGTGAAAATTTCTGATATGGAGAAGTACCCCAAGGCGTAATTATCTTTTGCAGTTATATTAATAATATTTCCGCGAACAGTTCCGGAAGGAGTTTGAAAGGGTCCCTGACTTCCGCCACTTTGTGCGATAATTTGATTCATATAGTTGTAAAATGTTTCATCTACTCCTAGTATGCTAACTTGAGCTGATTGTCCTACTTGTAAATCTGAATCATAAAAATAAGAAAACTCAAATTGTTCTCCTTCATAAAATGTGTCTTCAGAAACCAAAAACTCATTAAAATCAAAATCGAAAAGATAAAAATTTTCCGCAGAAGCATCATCTGTGTAAGCTATAATGATCTCTGTTTCATCATCGTCAAATAAAGTTCCTTCTCCTTGAATCAATTTATCAATAGGTGCAGATGGTATAAATGCTGTGGTTGCTTCATACGTCTCATTATTATACACAATACGTAAAGTGATTGATCCATCTTTGAGTGATTCTGAAGAAACTGTAGTTGAATAATTTCCCGTCTCAGTCTCTGTTAACGTTTCTTGGATTGTGTTGGTGCTGTTAAAAATTTGTATACTAGTAACGGTTTGTGGTTCAATAGTGCCAAAAAAAGACGTAGTTAAGCTCGTTTTAATATTAATATTCGTGGATGTATCAGCTTCCGTTATGCGCACAAGTCCGTCAATTACTAATCTAGATTGCTCTGAAGGAACAGTGATCTCGACCACGTCTTCACAACTAGTAGCGAACAAAGATATCAGTAAGAGTATATATAAATATTTCATGTCTTAGAATTTAAAATTATAGGTAACGGCAGGTACAATTCCAAAAATTGAAGTTCTTACGGCTTCATTAGCTCCTGTTTCATTGTTATTACTGAAATTAATAGATGCTGCATTTTTTCGATTATAGGCATTGTAAATACTAAATACCCATTCGCCTTTAATCTTCCTGTCTTTATTTATCAAAGGGGTTAAAGTAGCAGAAACATCTAGTCTATTGTAAGTAGGAAGCCTTTCAGAATTTCTTAATCCATAGTAAGGAACTGTTAAGCCTTGATATTCAAATTGTCCTATAGGGTAATTGATGGGTTGTCCTGTTTGGAATACAAAATTAGCATTGAAATTCCATTTTTCATTAAACTCATAACTCCCAAATAATGAAATGTCATGTGTTTTATCATAAGGAGTGTTGTACCACGCGCCATTGTTAATGCCTGTTTCTAATGAACTGATGCCATTTGTTTCTGTTGCGGTCCTGCCTGGGGTGCGTTGTTCTGACTTTGATAAGGTGTAAGATAGCCAGCCTTGAAATCTTCCTTCATTCTTACGGAATAGCACTTCTAAACCGTAAGCTCTTGCCTCTCCATTAAGAATAACTTGTTCAATAGCATTGTTGGCTATTAAATTGGCACCATCAATGTAGTCAATTCTATTTAGTATTTTTTTGTAATACAGCTCTGTTTCTAAAGAATAGTCTCCATTTTTAATATTCCGGAAATATCCTAAAGCGTATTGATCTAATAATTGGGGTTTAATGAACGAGCCACTTGGTGTCCATACATCTAATGGGGTAGGAGAGCTGGTATTTGATAGTAGGTGTAAATACTGTGCTAAACGAGTGTAGCTAGATTTTATAGAGTTGTTATCATCCAGTCTATAAGACATGGATAATCTGGGTTCTAAATTAGTATATGTTTTTAATGAATTTTTTCGACCTTCTGTATTTAATCCTATTGGATCTGCTTTTTCATATATGAGAAGATCTGTATTAAAGTCTAGTGGGTTATTGTCAGCATATATATTTATCTCATCTTGACCTAATCTATTGAAGTTGCTAACTCTTAAACCGTATTCTACACTTAATTGATCTGTTATTTCATGCTCAATATCAATATATGCAGCAAATTCATTTGCATATTTTTGAATAAGTTGTTCTTCAACAATACCTGAATCTTCACTGCTAGGAACTATTTTTCCAGGGTTAAATTGGTAGTAGTTATTATTCAGGCCATAGTTAATTTGAAGATTATTGTTTAGGTAATGCTTCAAGTCGTATTTTAAATTAAAATTTTGGATTCCTGAATTCCATTCAAAGCCAACAAAATCTAATTTCAATCCATAATAGTAATCAGAATAAATTAAGGATAGATTGGAAAATAATTTATCGGAGAAAAGATGATTCCATCTTAAATTACCAACAGCATTCCCATAGGTATTCACAAAACTATCGCTAATGCTAAAAACATCTCTACCAAAATAACCCGATAAGAAGATGTTATTATTATCATTTAATTTAAAATTTAGTTTTGTATTTAAATCATAGAAATAGGCTTTATTGTCAATGTCAAAGAGGGGCAAAAACAAGTGCGCGTAGGAGGATCTTCCTCCAATAAGAAAAGCAGCCTTATCTTTAATAATTGGTCCCTCTAATAATAATCTACTGGCAACGATACCGATACCGCCATTAGCCTTAAACTCTTTACTATTTCCTTCCTTTTGAAAAATTTCTAAAACAGAAGACACGCGTCCGCCATAGCGTGAAGGAATTCCACCTTTAAAAAGCTTAATATCTTTTATAGCATCAGGATTAAAAACAGAGAAAAATCCGAAGAGGTGAGAGGAGTTAAAAATTGTAGCTTCATCTAGAAGAATAAGATTCTGATCTGCAGAGCCACCTCTAACATTAAAGCCTGATGATCCTTCGCCGGCATTACTTACTCCTGGAAGTAATACAATAGCTTTAAGAACATCTGATTCTCCCAGTACTACAGGAATTTTTTTAATCGTTTTAACCGCTAAATTATTGACACTCATTTGTGGCGTGCCAAGATCTGTTTTTTCTACATTTTCTACTAGAACTATTTCCTCTAACTGTTCGGCAGCCTCTTCTAGCTGAAGATTTAGCTTTGTGTTCTGCGTTAAGCTTATTGTTTTACTAAGAGTTTTGTATCCCAAATAGCTAATTTCTAACGTGTATTCTCCTTCAGGAAGCGCTAAGGAGTAAAAACCATATTCATTGGTTGTTACGCCTGTTGCCAATTGAGGGACGGCAATAGTAACACCAATTAAGGTTTCATTACTTTTTAATTCACTTATAGTTCCGCTTAAGGAGAATTTTTCTTGAGAGAATCCTGAAAAAGAATTAATACCCACGAATAAAAATAGTAAATAGGTGATGCGATTCATTAATTGCAATTTTTAGTAAAAATACTAGAATTGAATCTTTTAACCACAGGAAAGTGTGTTAATAAAAAAAGCCATCTTTATTCATAAAGATGGCTTTTAAATTATGTAACTGATACGATTATAGTGACGCTAGAATGGTGTTGAAGGTTTCGCTAGGACGCATTGCTTTAGCAATTAAAGCATCGTCTCCTTTGTAATAACCTTTGATATCTACTTTGTGCCCTTGTGCATCACTTAGCTCTTGAATAATTTTAGCTTCGTTAGCTTTCAATGCATCTGATATGGTTGTAAATTCAGCTTTTAATTCCGCATTTTTATTCTGTTTCGCTAATTCTTCAGCCCAATACAAGGTAAGGTAAAAATGACTCCCTCTATTATCTAACTCACCAACTTTTCTTGAAGGAGATTTATCATTATCTAAGAATTTTTCTGTAGCAGCATCTAATGCATCGGCTAAAATTAAAGCTTTGTCATTTTTATATTTTTCGCTATAGTGCTCTAATGAAACCCCAAGAGCTAAAAATTCTCCTAAAGAATCCCATCTTAAGTGGCCTTCTTCTATAAATTGTTCAACGTGTTTTGGAGCAGACCCACCTGCGCCAGTTTCAAACAAGCCTCCGCCGTTCATTAAAGGAACGATGGAAAGCATTTTAGCGCTAGTTCCTACTTCTAAAATAGGAAATAAATCTGTTAGATAATCACGTAATACATTTCCAGAAACAGAGATAGTATCTTCTCCTTTAATAATTCTTTCAAGAGTTGCTTGTGTAGCATCTTCAGGAGAAAGAATTTTAAGGTCTAAACCTGATGTATCGTGATTGGGTAAATAGGTATTTACTTTTTTAATTAATTCAGCATCGTGAGCGCGCTTTTCATCTAACCAAAAAATCGCGGGTAATTGAGAAGCTCTAGCTCTAGAAACGGCAAGCTTAATCCAATCTTGAATAGGTGCATCTTTAACTTGACACATTCTCCAGATATCACCTTCTTCAACTTTCTGAGAAAGTAATACCTCATTTGAATTTACATCAACAACATTAACAGTACCGTTCTCACTCATTTCAAAAGTCTTGTCATGAGAACCGTATTCTTCAGCCTTTTGAGCCATTAGACCAACGTTAGGAACTGTTCCCATAGTTGTAGGGTCAAAAGCTCCATGCTTTTTACAAAAATCGATAGTTACTTGGTAGATACCAGCATAGCTGCTATCAGGAATAATTGCTTTGGTGTCTTGAGCTTTTCCATTCTTATCCCACATTTTACCAGAGTTTCTGATCATTGCAGGCATGGATGCATCTACAATGACATCACTAGGAACATGTAGATTCGTAATCCCTCTATCAGAATTAACCATCGCTAAGTCAGGACCGTTTGCTATAGTAGTTTCAATAGCAGAAAGAATTTCTTTATGCTTATCTTCTGGAAGCGTATT
Coding sequences within:
- a CDS encoding NADP-dependent isocitrate dehydrogenase — translated: MPKIIYTKTDEAPALATQSFLPIVKAFTKTSGINIETKDISLAGRIIATFPDFLEEDQRIADDLKELGELAKSPDANIIKLPNISASVPQLKEAIAELQEKGYALPNYPDEPKSDQEKEVKTRYDKIKGSAVNPVLREGNSDRRAPRAVKNYAKKNPHSMGAWSADSKTHVATMGTNDFKANEKSLTISSATKVNIEFTAANGAKSILKENLALLDGEIIDATVLSKKALISFLIKEIKDAKDQGVLLSVHLKATMMKVSDPVIFGHVVETYFSEVFTKYATTFEELGVSANNGLESLLNKLNTLPEDKHKEILSAIETTIANGPDLAMVNSDRGITNLHVPSDVIVDASMPAMIRNSGKMWDKNGKAQDTKAIIPDSSYAGIYQVTIDFCKKHGAFDPTTMGTVPNVGLMAQKAEEYGSHDKTFEMSENGTVNVVDVNSNEVLLSQKVEEGDIWRMCQVKDAPIQDWIKLAVSRARASQLPAIFWLDEKRAHDAELIKKVNTYLPNHDTSGLDLKILSPEDATQATLERIIKGEDTISVSGNVLRDYLTDLFPILEVGTSAKMLSIVPLMNGGGLFETGAGGSAPKHVEQFIEEGHLRWDSLGEFLALGVSLEHYSEKYKNDKALILADALDAATEKFLDNDKSPSRKVGELDNRGSHFYLTLYWAEELAKQNKNAELKAEFTTISDALKANEAKIIQELSDAQGHKVDIKGYYKGDDALIAKAMRPSETFNTILASL
- a CDS encoding TonB-dependent receptor; protein product: MNRITYLLFLFVGINSFSGFSQEKFSLSGTISELKSNETLIGVTIAVPQLATGVTTNEYGFYSLALPEGEYTLEISYLGYKTLSKTISLTQNTKLNLQLEEAAEQLEEIVLVENVEKTDLGTPQMSVNNLAVKTIKKIPVVLGESDVLKAIVLLPGVSNAGEGSSGFNVRGGSADQNLILLDEATIFNSSHLFGFFSVFNPDAIKDIKLFKGGIPSRYGGRVSSVLEIFQKEGNSKEFKANGGIGIVASRLLLEGPIIKDKAAFLIGGRSSYAHLFLPLFDIDNKAYFYDLNTKLNFKLNDNNNIFLSGYFGRDVFSISDSFVNTYGNAVGNLRWNHLFSDKLFSNLSLIYSDYYYGLKLDFVGFEWNSGIQNFNLKYDLKHYLNNNLQINYGLNNNYYQFNPGKIVPSSEDSGIVEEQLIQKYANEFAAYIDIEHEITDQLSVEYGLRVSNFNRLGQDEINIYADNNPLDFNTDLLIYEKADPIGLNTEGRKNSLKTYTNLEPRLSMSYRLDDNNSIKSSYTRLAQYLHLLSNTSSPTPLDVWTPSGSFIKPQLLDQYALGYFRNIKNGDYSLETELYYKKILNRIDYIDGANLIANNAIEQVILNGEARAYGLEVLFRKNEGRFQGWLSYTLSKSEQRTPGRTATETNGISSLETGINNGAWYNTPYDKTHDISLFGSYEFNEKWNFNANFVFQTGQPINYPIGQFEYQGLTVPYYGLRNSERLPTYNRLDVSATLTPLINKDRKIKGEWVFSIYNAYNRKNAASINFSNNNETGANEAVRTSIFGIVPAVTYNFKF
- a CDS encoding DUF4249 domain-containing protein, whose translation is MKYLYILLLISLFATSCEDVVEITVPSEQSRLVIDGLVRITEADTSTNINIKTSLTTSFFGTIEPQTVTSIQIFNSTNTIQETLTETETGNYSTTVSSESLKDGSITLRIVYNNETYEATTAFIPSAPIDKLIQGEGTLFDDDETEIIIAYTDDASAENFYLFDFDFNEFLVSEDTFYEGEQFEFSYFYDSDLQVGQSAQVSILGVDETFYNYMNQIIAQSGGSQGPFQTPSGTVRGNIINITAKDNYALGYFSISEIFTQNITIE
- a CDS encoding DUF6095 family protein — translated: MMHTDKDVLVKGIKYLGYTVVLMFSSPILIYQAFKNQQHDLYIPVLVAGFIVGLGALFMAFLGIKTIMDSLFGKKKKEK